A window of Fragaria vesca subsp. vesca linkage group LG7, FraVesHawaii_1.0, whole genome shotgun sequence contains these coding sequences:
- the LOC101293723 gene encoding synaptotagmin-3-like, translated as MGFLGTVLGVLGFGIGSLIGLVVGFFLFIYSEPKKVKDPVIRPLHELEKSNLEDILNEIPLWIKCPDYDRVDWLNKFLLDMWPYLDKSICSTIRSMAQPIFAEYIGKYHIETIEFDELSLGTLPPIIYGLKVCETNEKELVMEPAFRWAGNPNIVLVVKLLSLRVKIQLVDLQVFAAPRITLKPLVPTFPCFANIVVSLLEKPHVDFGMNILGGDIMSIPGLYPFIQDTIKRQVANLYLWPQTLDISILDASTAAIKKPVGILQVKVVRALKLLRMDFLGTSDPYVKLSLTEDRLPAKKTTIKMKSLNPEWNEKFKLIVKDPYTQGLELQVYDWDKVGRHDRLGMQLIPLQVLTPGETKEFVLDLVKNTNLNDPQNKKRRGQLVVELTYVPLKSDSLTSNGPDGGYGRTESGISKSSDSGETLDEAGLLSVMVVGAEEVEGEHHNNPYALLCFKGEEKKTKVIKKSRNPSWNEDFQFMLDEPPVNEKIHIEVLSRSRALSFRRKESLGYVEINLSDVVHNGRINQKYHLIDSKNGKLHVELSWTKA; from the exons ATGGGTTTTTTGGGTACTGTATTGGGGGTTTTGGGTTTTGGCATTGGAAGTCTGATTGGACTGGTGGTGGGTTTCTTCCTTTTCATCTATTCAGAGCCCAAGAAAGTGAAG GACCCAGTAATCAGGCCACTACATGAACTAGAGAAAAGTAACTTGGAAGATATTCTAAATGAAATTCCATTGTGGATCAAATGCCCTGATTATGATCGA GTAGACTGGCTAAACAAGTTTCTCTTGGATATGTGGCCTTACCTTGACAAG TCAATTTGCTCCACAATAAGAAGCATGGCACAACCTATCTTTGCAGAATACATTGGCAAGTATCACATTGAGACAATTGAATTCGACGAACTAAGTCTCGGAACTCTGCCACCCATAATATATG GTCTGAAAGTTTGTGAGACTAATGAGAAAGAACTAGTCATGGAACCAGCATTTAGGTGGGCTGGCAACCCCAACATAGTTCTGGTGGTTAAGTTGTTGTCTCTAAGAGTTAAAATTCAG TTAGTGGATTTGCAAGTATTTGCAGCACCACGGATAACTCTGAAGCCTCTTGTGCCAACGTTTCCATGTTTCGCAAACATTGTGGTTTCTTTATTGGAAAAG CCACATGTAGATTTTGGGATGAACATATTGGGAGGGGACATCATGTCCATTCCAGGCCTCTATCCATTTATTCAG GACACCATCAAGAGACAAGTCGCAAACCTCTATCTCTGGCCTCAAACACTTGATATCTCCATTCTTGATGCTTCAAC AGCGGCTATAAAGAAGCCTGTTGGAATACTTCAAGTAAAGGTTGTTCGAGCACTGAAGCTTTTAAGGATGGACTTCCTGGGAACTTCGGATCCTTACGTGAAACTTAGCCTCACTGAAGATAGGTTGCCAGCAAAGAAAACCACTATTAAGATGAAATCTTTGAATCCTGAGTGGAATGAGAAGTTCAAGCTTATTGTGAAAGACCCCTATACTCAAGGGCTTGAGTTACAAGTCTATGACTGGGACAAG GTTGGCAGACATGACAGATTGGGAATGCAACTTATTCCTTTACAAGTGCTAACTCCTGGGGAGACAAAGGAATTTGTGCTGGATTTGGTCAAGAACACAAATCTTAATGATCCTCAAAACAAGAAGCGTAGAGGACAACTTGTGGTGGAGCTTACTTATGTTCCTTTAAAATCAGATAGCCTGACATCTAATGGACCTGATGGTGGATATGGGAGAACTGAGAGTGGAATTAGCAAGTCATCAGATAGTGGCGAAACCCTGGATGAAGCAGGTTTACTGTCAGTGATGGTCGTGGGAGCTGAGGAAGTAGAAGGGGAGCATCACAACAATCCTTATGCTTTGCTTTGCTTTAAAGGAGAAGAAAAGAAAACAAAG GTGATAAAAAAATCTCGAAACCCAAGTTGGAATGAAGATTTCCAGTTCATGCTTGATGAACCTCCAGTAAATGAGAAGATCCATATTGAGGTCCTGAGCAGAAGCAGAGCCCTTAGTTTCAGAAGAAAG GAATCATTGGGATATGTGGAAATTAATCTCTCTGATGTGGTACACAATGGACGAATCAACCAAAAGTACCATTTAATTGACTCCAAAAATGGAAAGTTACATGTAGAGCTTAGTTGGACTAAGGCTTGA
- the LOC101294015 gene encoding uncharacterized protein LOC101294015: MGSKWRKARMALGLNLCVYLPKTLEDSSPSSLDSEERLSDAALLSPANLGSSRPATPTQTPSSHGLKLSRSGSKSSSKTCSICLTKMKQGGGHALFTAECSHSFHFHCIASNVKHGNQICPVCRAKWKEIPLQGPTTDASPGRAPIGPVGWPQNDALMAVVRRIPPPRRDLSRRHIVPLFPATEPGVFNDDEPLDHQAVAAERSSSNKNSADDNFFRTIEIKTYPEVSAVSKSKSFDNFTVLVNLKAAGSTTTQNPCRNQSSSPQFSQNRRAPVDLVTVLDISGSMAGTKLALLKRAMGFVIQNLGSNDRLSVIAFSSTARRLFPLRRMTDTGRQQALQAVNSLVANGGTNIAEGLRKGGKILEDRRGKNPVASIILLSDGQDTYTVSGSGANQAQPNYQLLLPLSIHSGDNTGFQIPVHAFGFGADHDASSMHSISEISGGTFSFIETEAVIQDAFAQCIGGLLSVVVQELQVEVECVNTNVCLGSLKAGSYPSRVMVGGRKGSIDVGDLYAEEERDFLVSVNVPAEFSSNLTSLIKVRCIYKDPLAKEMATLESEEVGIERSAVAGQVRVSIEVDRQRNRLQAAEAMAQARAAAERGDLAGAASTLEDCRRVLSETVSARSNDRLCVALDAELKEMQERMASRHVYEASGRAYILSGLSSHSWQRATARGDSTDGSSLVQSYQTPSMVEMLTRSQAMLLGSPSAQRLIRPLCSQPKPR; the protein is encoded by the exons ATGGGAAGCAAATGGAGGAAGGCAAGGATGGCACTGGGTCTGAATCTCTGTGTCTATCTTCCCAAAACACTTGAAGACTCATCTCCTTCCTCTCTGGACTCAGAAGAGAGATTGTCTGATGCTGCTCTGCTTTCACCAGCCAATTTGGGCTCTTCCAGGCCCGCAACACCAACACAAACACCATCCTCTCATGGCTTGAAGCTCTCTAGAAGTGGAAGCAAATCTTCTTCCAAG ACGTGCTCCATATGCTTAACCAAAATGAAACAAGGAGGTGGCCATGCTCTATTCACTGCCGAATGTTCACATTCTTTTCATTTCCACTGCATTGCATCGAATGTAAAACATGGCAACCAAATCTGCCCAGTTTGTAGGGCAAAATGGAAGGAAATCCCTCTACAGGGTCCCACTACGGATGCTTCACCTGGAAGGGCACCAATTGGTCCAGTAGGTTGGCCTCAGAATGATGCTTTGATGGCTGTTGTTCGCCGGATACCTCCTCCCCGAAGAGACTTGAGCCGAAGGCACATTGTGCCACTGTTTCCGGCTACTGAACCAGGTGTGTTCAATGATGATGAACCCTTGGATCACCAAGCTGTGGCTGCTGAGAGAAGCTCTTCCAATAAAAATTCTGCAGATGACAATTTTTTTAGAACGATAGAAATAAAAACATACCCTGAGGTTTCAGCTGTGTCGAAATCCAAATCTTTTGACAACTTTACAGTTTTGGTCAATCTGAAAGCCGCTGGTTCAACTACAACACAAAATCCTTGCAGAAATCAATCCAGCTCGCCGCAATTTTCTCAGAATCGTCGTGCTCCAGTAGACCTGGTCACAGTGCTTGACATCAGTGGTAGCATGGCAGGAACTAAGCTTGCACTGCTGAAACGGGCAATGGGGTTTGTGATACAGAATCTTGGCTCCAATGACAGGCTGTCAGTTATTGCCTTCTCTTCTACAGCCCGTCGCCTCTTTCCACTCCGCCGAATGACTGACACTGGACGCCAGCAGGCTCTGCAAGCTGTCAACTCTTTGGTTGCAAATGGTGGGACCAACATTGCCGAAGGCTTAAGAAAGGGTGGCAAGATATTGGAAGATCGGAGGGGAAAGAATCCTGTTGCCAGCATAATACTGTTGTCTGATGGTCAGGACACTTATACTGTCAGCGGGTCTGGGGCAAACCAAGCTCAACCAAATTATCAGTTGCTCCTCCCTTTGTCTATTCATAGTGGTGACAACACAGGCTTCCAGATTCCAGTGCATGCATTTGGGTTTGGTGCAGATCACGATGCATCATCGATGCATTCAATTTCAGAGATATCTGGAGGGACCTTTTCTTTTATTGAGACTGAAGCTGTTATCCAGGATGCATTTGCACAGTGCATTGGGGGTCTTTTGAGTGTTGTGGTTCAAGAGCTGCAGGTGGAAGTAGAGTGTGTGAATACAAATGTCTGCCTTGGTTCACTAAAGGCCGGAAGTTACCCAAGTCGTGTGATGGTTGGTGGACGCAAAGGGTCTATTGATGTTGGAGATTTATATGCCGAAGAAGAGAGGGATTTTCTGGTTTCAGTTAATGTCCCAGCAGAGTTTTCTAGCAATCTAACATCATTGATAAAGGTGAGATGCATTTACAAGGATCCCTTAGCTAAAGAAATGGCAACATTAGAGAGTGAAGAAGTTGGAATCGAGAGATCTGCAGTGGCCGGACAAGTAAGGGTGTCAATAGAAGTGGACAGGCAACGTAATAGGCTCCAAGCAGCTGAGGCAATGGCACAGGCACGAGCTGCAGCTGAGCGGGGAGACTTAGCTGGTGCAGCTTCAACCCTTGAAGATTGTCGAAGGGTATTGTCAGAGACTGTGTCAGCAAGATCTAATGACCGCCTGTGTGTAGCATTGGATGCCGAGCTCAAGGAAATGCAAGAGAGGATGGCAAGTAGGCATGTGTACGAGGCTTCTGGTAGAGCGTACATTCTTTCAGGACTGAGCTCACACTCATGGCAAAGAGCAACAGCTAGAGGTGACTCCACCGATGGTTCAAGCCTTGTTCAGTCCTATCAAACCCCGTCAATGGTTGAGATGCTTACACGATCTCAGGCTATGTTGTTGGGCAGTCCATCAGCCCAGAGGCTTATCCGACCATTATGTTCACAACCGAAGCCGAGGTAA
- the LOC101293435 gene encoding synaptotagmin-3-like has protein sequence MGFLSSLLEILGFGIGIPLGLLVGFYYFIYSKPNEVKEPVIKTLHELDKSALQDLLPDIPLWVKNPNYHRVDWMNKFISDLWPYIDKEITGMIRSTAEPIFSEYIGKFQIKEIEFERLSIGTIPPVLNGLKVYETNEKELIMEPSIKWAGNPNIVVVVNICSLPIRVQLEDLQIFLAPRITLTPLVPAFPCFANIVVSLMEKPHVDFGMSILGGDLMSIPGLYHFVQGTIKKEVADLYLWPQTLEIPILDASTVAVKKPVGILHVNVVQAVKLIKKDILGSSDPYVKLSLTGDKLPAKKTSIKKKNLNPEWNEKFKLIVKDPNSQFLQLQVFDWDKVGGHDRIGMQLVPLKMLTPFDMKEFKLDLLSDRNDTCCFQSKNQRGQLVVELKFVPFKEEMGRFSGPLDIMEPKENETTNEIGIKEVSLSLDDGSTLGGAGLLSVIIQGAENVEGRCHNNPYALIIFGGETKKTKMIRKTRDPRWDEEFQFMLEEPPLHEIIHIQVISKRTGFGFRFKESLGYVEFTLADVVHNGRINQKYHLIDSKNGVIHVEIIWKKI, from the exons GAACCAGTGATCAAGACACTTCATGAGTTGGATAAAAGTGCTTTGCAAGACCTTCTTCCGGATATTCCATTGTGGGTGAAGAACCCAAATTATCATAGA GTAGACTGGATGAACAAGTTCATTTCAGATTTATGGCCTTACATTGACAAG GAAATTACTGGTATGATAAGAAGCACGGCTGAACCTATATTTTCCGAGTACATTGGGAAGTTTCAGATTAAAGAAATCGAGTTTGAGAGACTAAGCATTGGAACAATTCCTCCTGTTCTAAATG GTCTTAAAGTGTACGAGACTAATGAGAAGGAATTAATCATGGAGCCATCAATAAAATGGGCAGGCAATCCCAACATAGTTGTAGTTGTAAATATTTGTTCTTTACCAATTAGAGTGCAG TTAGAGGACTTACAAATATTTTTGGCCCCAAGGATAACTTTGACACCTCTTGTGCCTGCCTTCCCATGTTTTGCAAACATAGTGGTGTCATTGATGGAAAAG CCTCATGTAGATTTTGGAATGAGCATATTGGGAGGTGATCTCATGTCTATACCTGGCCTCTACCATTTTGTACAG GGAACCATAAAAAAGGAAGTTGCAGACCTCTACCTCTGGCCTCAAACTCTTGAAATACCTATACTTGATGCTTCAAC TGTGGCTGTAAAAAAGCCGGTGGGAATACTACATGTGAATGTTGTTCAAGCAGTTAAACTCATAAAGAAGGATATTCTAGGATCATCGGATCCCTATGTCAAACTCAGCTTGACTGGAGATAAGCTACCAGCTAAGAAAACAAGTATCAAGAAAAAGAATTTGAACCCCGAGTGGAATGAGAAGTTCAAGCTTATTGTGAAGGATCCCAATTCCCAGTTTCTTCAGTTACAAGTCTTTGATTGGGACAAGGTTGGTGGACATGATAGGATAGGCATGCAGTTAGTTCCTCTCAAAATGCTTACACCTTTCGACATGAAGGAGTTCAAACTTGATTTGCTCAGCGACAGAAATGATACTTGTTGTTTTCAAAGCAAGAACCAAAGAGGGCAATTGGTGGTCGAGCTGAAGTTTGTGCCTTTCAAAGAGGAAATGGGGAGATTTAGTGGACCTTTGGATATCATGGAGCCAAAGGAAAACGAAACTACTAATGAAATTGGAATCAAAGAAGTGTCATTGTCCTTGGATGATGGGAGCACTCTAGGTGGAGCTGGTTTACTATCAGTTATAATCCAAGGAGCTGAGAATGTAGAAGGCAGATGTCACAACAATCCTTATGCTTTGATCATCTTTGGAGGAGAAACAAAGAAAACAAAG ATGATTCGAAAAACTCGTGATCCAAGATGGGATGAAGAATTCCAGTTCATGCTCGAGGAGCCTCCTTTACATGAGATAATTCACATTCAAGTTATCAGCAAGCGAACAGGATTTGGTTTTCGATTTAAG GAGTCGTTAGGATATGTGGAGTTTACTCTTGCAGATGTTGTACACAACGGCCGGATCAACCAGAAATATCACTTGATCGATTCGAAGAATGGAGTTATACATGTTGAGATCATCTGGAAGAAGATATGA